A window of the Glaciimonas sp. CA11.2 genome harbors these coding sequences:
- a CDS encoding ABC transporter substrate-binding protein, protein MKLLFKPVLTSIVLSVAAVGMTHAANLTIVNFGGANGAAQKIAYIEPFSKATGDKITVVEFNGELAKIKAMVEAKKVSWDVVEVDAGDIGRACEEGLLEKIDVKKLGNKADFLPSAINECGMGAFVWSTVLAYDADKLKVAPKDWADFWNVKKFPGKRAMKKGAEYTLEFALMADGVAQKDIYKVLSTKAGVDRAFKKLDELKPNIQWWEAGAQPPQFLVAGDVVMSTAFNGRIDAAQREGKNLKVSWLGSIYTLDFWVIPKGTPNKEQAEKFIAFASTPESQKNYASNIAYGPVNNNALKMLDAKTLANLPTSAANAKDALQLNLSFWTDHGEELEQRFTAWAAK, encoded by the coding sequence ATGAAATTGTTATTCAAACCTGTTCTGACCAGTATAGTTTTGTCTGTGGCAGCAGTCGGCATGACCCACGCGGCTAACCTGACGATTGTCAATTTCGGCGGCGCCAACGGTGCTGCGCAAAAAATTGCTTACATCGAACCGTTTTCCAAGGCCACCGGCGACAAGATTACCGTGGTGGAATTCAATGGCGAACTGGCCAAAATCAAAGCCATGGTCGAAGCCAAAAAAGTCAGCTGGGATGTCGTGGAAGTGGATGCTGGAGATATTGGACGCGCTTGCGAAGAAGGCTTGCTGGAAAAAATCGACGTGAAAAAACTCGGTAACAAAGCCGATTTCCTGCCCTCGGCAATTAATGAATGTGGCATGGGCGCCTTCGTTTGGTCAACCGTGCTGGCTTACGATGCCGACAAACTGAAAGTGGCACCGAAGGATTGGGCCGATTTCTGGAACGTCAAAAAATTCCCTGGCAAACGTGCCATGAAGAAGGGCGCCGAGTACACGCTGGAATTCGCATTGATGGCCGATGGCGTGGCCCAGAAGGATATCTACAAGGTGCTGAGCACCAAAGCCGGTGTCGATCGTGCCTTCAAGAAACTCGATGAATTGAAGCCGAACATCCAGTGGTGGGAAGCAGGCGCACAACCGCCGCAATTCCTGGTGGCCGGCGATGTCGTGATGTCGACCGCGTTCAATGGCCGTATCGACGCGGCGCAACGCGAAGGCAAAAACCTGAAGGTGAGCTGGCTCGGCAGTATTTACACGCTAGACTTCTGGGTCATTCCAAAGGGAACGCCGAACAAGGAGCAGGCAGAGAAATTCATCGCATTTGCCAGCACCCCTGAATCGCAAAAAAATTACGCTAGCAACATTGCCTACGGTCCGGTTAACAATAATGCGCTGAAGATGCTGGATGCCAAAACACTGGCGAACCTGCCGACATCTGCGGCCAATGCCAAGGATGCGCTGCAACTCAATTTGTCGTTCTGGACCGACCACGGTGAAGAGCTGGAACAACGTTTCACTGCCTGGGCTGCCAAGTAA
- the truB gene encoding tRNA pseudouridine(55) synthase TruB produces the protein MASTSPKRIRVPLNGVLLLDKAVGWSSNDALIKAKRLMNATKAGHTGTLDPFATGVLPLCFGEATKFAQDLLDADKTYEAVIHLGLTTATGDTEGDVLETRDVEVTREKIDAALAQFRGDIKQVPPMYSALKRDGKPLYEYARAGITLEREARDVTIHLLEFIDYQAPYLSVRVVCSKGTYIRVLGEEIGAVLGCGAHLNALRRTQVGHLTLSGCLTLETLTAIPEDERAALLASVDSLLLTFPEVVLTEPLAQRFLQGQRLTLDKEGVLPPAQIGRVRVYREYAHTAEITDGTLRQLLGTAQFHDYGVLAPERLVSTALPK, from the coding sequence ATGGCGTCAACCTCGCCCAAAAGAATTCGCGTGCCTCTCAATGGCGTTTTGTTGCTTGATAAAGCAGTAGGATGGTCAAGCAACGATGCGCTGATCAAAGCCAAGCGGTTAATGAATGCGACAAAAGCAGGTCATACCGGCACGCTTGATCCATTTGCGACTGGCGTTTTGCCATTGTGTTTTGGCGAAGCGACAAAGTTTGCTCAAGACCTGTTGGATGCTGACAAGACATACGAAGCCGTGATCCATCTGGGCTTGACGACCGCCACCGGGGACACCGAAGGCGATGTATTAGAGACCCGCGATGTGGAGGTGACGCGTGAGAAAATTGATGCCGCGCTGGCACAATTTCGCGGCGATATCAAACAAGTTCCACCGATGTATTCAGCGCTTAAGCGCGATGGAAAACCGTTATACGAATACGCCCGCGCCGGTATTACATTAGAGCGTGAAGCGCGTGACGTAACGATCCATCTACTTGAGTTTATCGATTATCAAGCGCCATATTTGAGTGTCCGTGTGGTCTGCAGCAAAGGTACTTATATTCGCGTTTTAGGCGAAGAAATTGGTGCCGTTCTGGGTTGCGGTGCGCATTTAAACGCATTGCGACGGACACAAGTTGGGCATTTAACATTGTCGGGTTGCCTTACTTTGGAGACGTTGACTGCAATACCCGAGGATGAGCGGGCGGCATTGCTGGCTTCCGTGGATAGTCTTTTACTGACATTTCCAGAGGTGGTATTGACCGAGCCATTGGCGCAGCGGTTTTTGCAAGGGCAACGTCTGACGCTGGATAAAGAAGGCGTTTTGCCTCCAGCGCAAATAGGGCGCGTACGGGTTTATCGCGAGTACGCGCATACTGCGGAAATAACCGATGGGACGTTGCGGCAATTGTTAGGTACTGCGCAATTTCACGACTACGGTGTACTGGCGCCAGAGCGATTGGTGTCGACAGCATTACCAAAATAG
- the infB gene encoding translation initiation factor IF-2, which produces MASNNVAQFATELKMPADLLLTQLRSAGVSKDSTDDSLSKEDKDRLLEHLRRSHGAVTDGEKKKITLTRKETTEIKQADATGKSRTIQVEVRKKRTFVQRDDPAAETPEVSAEPVAAVVDEAELARRADEARRHAELMARQEVELREKQEHLAKLEAEKEAQAKAAQKAESDAKKIESEAKKAEIDAKKAAVAAAPVAASSTPTPAPVKTADDAEMEEKKRLAAEDAKKKVAEAAKEAAEKSAATERARKAVQDEVAQIKAMMNAPRRVIKAPEPVAPPVVVKAAPAGTLHKPADKKPSEKKDDKKVVVDKKSIKSANVSSTWSDDAKKRGAGIKTRGNTGGGRDGWRSGGKGRRNSHSDDHETNFQVPTEAVVKDVYVPETITVAELAHKMAVKASEVIKHLMKLGQMVTINQVLDQETSMILVEEMGHTAHAAKEDDPEALLVDGEEQADAELVSRAPVVTVMGHVDHGKTSLLDYIRRSKVASGEAGGITQHIGAYHVETPGGMITFLDTPGHEAFTAMRARGAKATDIVILVVAGDDGVMPQTKEAIAHAKAAGVPLVVAVTKIDKPGANMDRVKQELIAEQVVPEEYGGDAPFVGVSAKTGEGIEALLEQVLLQAEVLELKAPITTAARGLVVEARLDKGRGPVATILVQSGTLKRGDVVLAGSAYGRVRAMLDENGKAISEAGPSIPVEIQGLTEVPVAGEEVMVMVDERKAREIGLFRQGKFRDVKLAKQQAAKLENMFDQMAEGEVKNLPMIIKTDVQGSQEALVQSLQKLSTSEVRVQVVHAAVGGITESDVNLALASKAVIIGFNVRADAQARKMAEANGVDLRYYNIIYDAVDEIKAAMSGMLSPEKREQSLGLVEIRQVLLVSKVGAIAGCYVLEGLVKRGASVRLLRDSVVLWTGELDSLKRFKDDVKEVKFGFECGLTLKNFNDIKEGDQLEIFEVEEIARTL; this is translated from the coding sequence ATGGCGAGTAACAATGTAGCCCAATTTGCCACCGAGCTAAAGATGCCTGCAGATTTGTTGTTGACGCAGTTGCGTTCAGCAGGTGTCTCTAAAGATTCGACTGATGATTCCTTGTCAAAAGAAGACAAGGATCGTTTGTTGGAACATCTGCGCCGTTCGCACGGCGCAGTGACCGATGGCGAGAAAAAGAAAATAACGCTGACCCGCAAGGAAACCACAGAAATCAAGCAGGCTGATGCGACAGGAAAATCGCGCACCATCCAGGTTGAGGTCCGTAAGAAGCGTACTTTCGTTCAGCGCGATGACCCTGCGGCGGAAACGCCTGAGGTTTCAGCTGAGCCTGTTGCCGCAGTGGTTGATGAAGCAGAACTGGCGCGTCGTGCAGACGAAGCGCGTCGGCATGCTGAATTAATGGCGCGTCAAGAAGTAGAGCTGCGTGAAAAGCAGGAGCATTTGGCAAAACTCGAAGCCGAGAAAGAAGCCCAGGCAAAAGCTGCGCAAAAAGCCGAAAGTGATGCAAAAAAGATCGAAAGCGAAGCCAAAAAGGCTGAGATAGACGCCAAAAAAGCTGCTGTTGCGGCTGCGCCTGTTGCTGCATCTTCTACACCGACTCCGGCGCCAGTGAAAACTGCTGACGATGCTGAGATGGAAGAAAAGAAGCGCTTAGCTGCTGAAGACGCGAAGAAGAAAGTGGCGGAAGCCGCGAAGGAAGCTGCAGAAAAATCGGCTGCAACTGAGCGCGCCCGTAAAGCGGTGCAAGATGAAGTTGCGCAGATCAAGGCGATGATGAATGCGCCGCGTCGCGTCATCAAGGCTCCTGAACCTGTCGCTCCTCCAGTTGTTGTCAAAGCTGCACCAGCTGGAACGCTACACAAGCCTGCGGATAAGAAACCAAGCGAGAAAAAAGACGACAAGAAAGTTGTTGTCGACAAGAAATCGATTAAGTCTGCAAATGTTTCCTCGACTTGGTCTGACGACGCGAAAAAACGCGGCGCTGGTATCAAGACGCGTGGTAACACTGGCGGCGGTCGCGATGGTTGGCGCAGTGGTGGTAAGGGACGTCGTAATTCACATAGTGATGATCACGAAACGAACTTCCAGGTGCCGACTGAAGCGGTGGTGAAGGACGTTTATGTTCCTGAAACCATTACCGTTGCTGAGCTGGCCCACAAAATGGCAGTGAAAGCATCGGAAGTCATTAAGCATCTGATGAAGCTTGGTCAAATGGTCACCATTAACCAAGTGCTGGATCAGGAAACTTCCATGATTTTAGTGGAAGAAATGGGCCATACGGCACATGCAGCCAAAGAAGACGATCCAGAAGCATTGCTGGTGGATGGTGAAGAGCAGGCAGATGCAGAACTGGTGTCTCGTGCCCCAGTCGTGACTGTCATGGGTCACGTTGACCATGGTAAAACTTCGCTGTTGGATTACATTCGTCGTTCTAAAGTGGCATCTGGCGAAGCCGGTGGAATTACGCAACATATCGGTGCGTACCACGTTGAGACGCCAGGCGGTATGATTACCTTCCTGGATACGCCAGGCCATGAAGCATTTACGGCCATGCGTGCACGTGGTGCAAAAGCAACCGATATCGTGATTCTGGTAGTTGCTGGTGACGATGGCGTGATGCCGCAAACGAAAGAGGCGATTGCCCATGCGAAAGCAGCTGGCGTGCCGCTCGTCGTAGCCGTTACCAAGATTGATAAGCCAGGTGCCAATATGGATCGGGTCAAGCAAGAACTGATCGCCGAACAAGTTGTGCCTGAAGAATACGGCGGAGACGCGCCTTTTGTTGGCGTTTCAGCTAAGACCGGTGAAGGTATTGAAGCCTTGCTGGAACAGGTTCTGCTACAGGCAGAAGTGTTGGAACTGAAAGCACCGATCACCACAGCAGCACGTGGTCTGGTGGTTGAGGCACGACTCGATAAAGGTCGCGGTCCAGTGGCAACTATTTTGGTTCAGTCCGGTACATTGAAACGTGGTGACGTAGTTCTGGCTGGTTCAGCCTACGGACGTGTTCGCGCCATGCTAGACGAAAACGGTAAAGCAATTAGCGAAGCGGGTCCTTCGATTCCTGTCGAAATTCAGGGTTTAACCGAAGTGCCGGTTGCGGGTGAAGAAGTGATGGTCATGGTCGATGAACGCAAAGCGCGTGAAATCGGTCTGTTCCGTCAAGGTAAATTCCGCGACGTTAAGTTGGCTAAGCAACAAGCTGCCAAGCTGGAAAACATGTTCGATCAGATGGCCGAAGGCGAAGTCAAGAATCTGCCGATGATCATCAAGACCGACGTTCAGGGTTCGCAAGAGGCGTTGGTGCAGTCCTTGCAAAAACTGTCGACCAGCGAAGTACGGGTTCAGGTTGTACACGCTGCAGTGGGTGGTATCACCGAGTCCGATGTCAACTTGGCGTTGGCTTCGAAAGCAGTCATCATTGGCTTTAACGTCCGTGCTGATGCACAGGCGCGCAAGATGGCAGAAGCCAATGGCGTTGATCTACGTTACTACAACATCATTTATGACGCTGTAGATGAGATCAAAGCGGCGATGTCTGGCATGTTGTCGCCAGAGAAGCGTGAGCAATCATTGGGTCTGGTCGAAATTCGCCAGGTTCTGTTGGTCAGCAAAGTTGGCGCAATTGCGGGTTGCTATGTACTCGAAGGCTTGGTCAAGCGTGGCGCATCAGTACGATTGTTGCGCGACAGCGTGGTCTTGTGGACCGGGGAACTGGATTCACTGAAGCGCTTCAAAGACGATGTTAAAGAAGTCAAGTTTGGCTTTGAGTGTGGTCTGACTCTGAAGAACTTTAACGATATCAAAGAAGGCGATCAACTCGAAATCTTTGAAGTCGAAGAAATTGCACGGACGCTGTAA
- the typA gene encoding translational GTPase TypA, whose product MSNTKRAIRNIAIIAHVDHGKTTLVDQLLRQSGTFRDNQHVDARVMDSNDIEKERGITILSKNCAVEYEGTHINIVDTPGHADFGGEVERVLSMVDSVLLLVDASEGPMPQTRFVTRKALELGLKPIVVINKIDRPTARAEWAINATFELFDKLGATEEQLDFPVVYASALNGYASLDPTVREGTMTPLFDAVLEHVPAREDDPDGPLQLQITSLEYSSYVGKIGVGRILSGRVRALQDVVLLNGPDDKPTRARINQVLTFKGLDRVLVDEALAGDIVLINGIEEIGIGTTICAPDAPKGLPMLKVDEPTLTMNFMVNNSPLAGREGKFVTTRQIRDRLDRELKGNMALRVVPAENDDSTYEVSGRGELHLTILIENMRREGFELAVSRPRVVYKMVDGVRQEPYENLTVDVEEANQGGVMEELGRRRGDLQNMEPDGKGRVRLEYRIPARGLIGFQGEFMTLTRGTGLMSHVFDEYAPVDNTKAELGGRRNGVLVSQDDGAAVAYAIWKLQERGRMFVSHNDPVYEGMIIGIHSRDNDLVVNPIKGKQLTNVRSSGTDEAVRLVTPIQMSLEYAVEFIEDDELVEVTPKSIRLRKRHLKETDRKKASRDS is encoded by the coding sequence ATGTCAAACACAAAACGCGCTATCCGCAACATTGCCATTATTGCTCACGTCGATCATGGTAAAACCACGTTGGTTGACCAACTTTTGCGTCAATCCGGTACTTTCCGCGACAATCAGCACGTTGATGCGCGCGTCATGGATTCGAACGATATTGAAAAAGAGCGCGGCATCACGATTTTGTCGAAAAATTGCGCTGTCGAATACGAAGGCACGCATATCAACATCGTTGATACCCCAGGCCATGCCGACTTCGGTGGTGAAGTCGAGCGCGTGCTGTCAATGGTTGACAGCGTATTGCTGTTGGTGGATGCGTCTGAAGGACCAATGCCACAAACGCGTTTCGTTACGCGTAAAGCGCTGGAACTGGGCCTCAAGCCGATCGTTGTCATCAATAAAATTGACCGTCCTACTGCGCGTGCCGAGTGGGCCATCAACGCGACTTTTGAACTATTCGACAAGCTGGGTGCAACTGAAGAGCAACTTGACTTCCCAGTCGTCTATGCTTCGGCCCTGAACGGTTACGCCAGCCTGGACCCAACTGTACGCGAAGGCACGATGACACCATTGTTCGACGCGGTGTTAGAGCACGTTCCTGCACGCGAAGACGATCCGGATGGTCCGTTGCAACTACAAATTACGTCGCTGGAATATTCGTCTTACGTTGGTAAGATCGGCGTTGGTCGCATCTTGAGCGGACGCGTCAGAGCGTTGCAAGATGTTGTTCTTTTAAATGGTCCTGATGACAAGCCGACCCGCGCCCGTATCAATCAGGTACTGACGTTCAAAGGTCTGGACCGTGTACTGGTTGACGAAGCATTGGCTGGTGATATTGTCCTGATCAATGGTATCGAAGAGATCGGTATCGGTACGACAATTTGTGCTCCGGATGCGCCTAAAGGTTTGCCGATGCTAAAAGTGGATGAGCCGACCTTGACGATGAATTTCATGGTCAATAACTCACCATTGGCAGGACGTGAAGGTAAGTTTGTGACGACACGTCAGATTCGTGATCGTCTGGACCGTGAATTGAAGGGTAACATGGCATTACGTGTTGTCCCGGCTGAAAACGACGATTCGACCTATGAAGTATCAGGTCGCGGCGAATTGCATCTGACGATTCTGATCGAAAACATGCGTCGCGAAGGTTTCGAGCTGGCTGTTTCGCGTCCTCGCGTTGTCTACAAAATGGTTGATGGTGTTCGTCAAGAGCCGTATGAAAACCTGACCGTCGATGTCGAAGAAGCAAACCAGGGCGGCGTCATGGAAGAGTTGGGTCGTCGTCGTGGTGATTTGCAAAACATGGAACCGGATGGCAAAGGTCGCGTACGTCTTGAATACCGTATTCCTGCACGTGGTCTGATCGGTTTCCAAGGCGAATTCATGACATTGACACGCGGCACTGGCTTGATGAGTCACGTGTTTGATGAATACGCACCAGTTGACAATACCAAGGCTGAATTGGGCGGTCGTCGCAATGGCGTATTGGTTTCACAAGACGATGGCGCAGCCGTTGCTTACGCTATCTGGAAACTGCAAGAGCGTGGTCGTATGTTCGTTAGCCACAATGATCCAGTGTATGAAGGCATGATCATTGGTATTCACTCACGTGACAATGATCTGGTCGTTAATCCGATCAAGGGCAAGCAACTGACTAACGTGCGATCATCAGGTACTGATGAAGCGGTGCGTCTGGTAACGCCGATCCAAATGTCTTTGGAATACGCGGTTGAATTTATTGAAGATGACGAATTGGTTGAAGTGACACCGAAGAGTATTCGTTTGCGCAAACGTCATTTGAAAGAAACAGACCGTAAGAAAGCATCGCGCGATTCTTGA
- a CDS encoding ABC transporter ATP-binding protein, translated as MKQGNLSPHLADIARNGVDTLVQFSGVKKTYDGESLVVKNLNLDIKRGEFLTLLGPSGSGKTTCLMMLAGFEFPTGGEIRLDGQLLNKVPPHKRNIGMVFQNYALFPHMTVAQNVAYPLRVRNINGSERADKVKKALDMVQMGKFGDRYPAQLSGGQQQRVALGRALVFDPKLVLMDEPLGALDKQLREHMQLELKALHKSLGVTFVYVTHDQSEALTMSDRVAVFDQGIIQQLAVVDRLYEYPENQFVAGFIGDNNRFNGVIASTEGERCTVRLPNGAQLTGVNANQARANEAVVACIRPERIRLLPSDSAHPSALRANVTSLIYFGDHVRVRCAIPQQADCFVKLTLNDPALAGLHEGTQVVLDINPDHLRIFI; from the coding sequence TTGAAACAAGGAAATTTATCCCCCCATCTGGCCGATATCGCACGTAACGGTGTGGATACGCTGGTGCAGTTTTCGGGTGTCAAGAAAACCTATGACGGCGAAAGTCTGGTGGTCAAGAATCTCAATCTGGATATCAAGCGTGGTGAATTTTTGACCTTGCTCGGGCCGTCCGGCTCCGGTAAGACAACTTGTTTGATGATGCTGGCCGGATTTGAGTTTCCGACGGGCGGCGAGATTCGTCTTGACGGTCAACTGCTCAACAAAGTACCGCCACACAAGCGCAATATCGGCATGGTGTTTCAGAATTACGCGCTGTTTCCGCATATGACGGTAGCGCAAAACGTCGCCTATCCGCTGCGGGTGCGCAACATAAACGGTAGCGAACGCGCTGACAAGGTAAAGAAGGCGCTCGACATGGTCCAGATGGGCAAGTTCGGCGACCGCTATCCAGCCCAGTTGTCAGGTGGTCAGCAACAGCGCGTTGCATTGGGACGGGCACTGGTATTTGATCCGAAACTGGTGCTGATGGATGAACCATTGGGTGCCCTCGATAAACAGTTGCGCGAGCACATGCAACTCGAACTGAAGGCGCTGCATAAAAGCCTCGGCGTCACCTTCGTGTATGTGACGCACGATCAAAGCGAAGCCTTAACAATGTCGGACCGGGTCGCGGTGTTCGATCAGGGCATCATCCAGCAACTGGCGGTGGTCGATCGTTTATACGAATATCCCGAAAATCAATTCGTCGCCGGTTTCATTGGCGATAACAATCGCTTCAACGGCGTCATCGCTTCGACCGAAGGAGAGCGCTGCACGGTGCGCTTGCCTAACGGCGCACAACTGACCGGCGTCAATGCCAACCAGGCCAGAGCTAATGAGGCGGTAGTCGCCTGCATACGACCAGAGCGCATACGCCTACTGCCATCCGATAGTGCCCATCCGAGTGCGCTGCGCGCCAATGTCACCAGCCTGATTTATTTCGGCGATCACGTGCGCGTGCGCTGCGCAATCCCGCAACAGGCGGACTGTTTTGTCAAACTGACATTGAACGATCCGGCCTTGGCAGGTTTACATGAAGGAACTCAGGTGGTACTGGACATAAATCCCGACCATTTGCGTATTTTCATTTGA
- a CDS encoding ABC transporter permease yields the protein MTTEPTSPQPNTQLKRELRQALFRKRTAALALIAPLAIFLLLTFLVPIAMLLKRAVENPEIVTTLPHTVAALASWDRKSTPPDAAYAALAVDLLKARQDSATGALARRLNSEISGARSIIMKTARALPLVDANGQPVSATQIKPALIDIDPQWGELDYWRAIAKNGTPYSPYYLLAALDLKQNPYGHIEKVDDSASVYQKIFARTLWMSLVVTLACVVIGYPLAYWLSSMSDRRANLFMILVLIPFWTSVLVRVAAWIVLLQSEGLVNKALMAIGVTQAPLELLFNRIGVYIAMTHILLPFMILPLYSVMKAIPPTYLRAAISLGSHPFAAFWRVYVPQTYPGIGAGALLVFILSVGYYITPALLGGPNEQMVSYYIAYFTNVTINWGMACALGALLFAATLVLYTVYRRFTKIDVSMA from the coding sequence ATGACGACCGAGCCCACCAGCCCTCAGCCGAATACGCAGCTCAAGCGGGAATTGCGTCAGGCACTGTTTCGCAAGCGTACTGCTGCGCTGGCGCTGATTGCGCCCCTGGCGATATTTTTGCTGCTGACATTTTTGGTTCCAATTGCCATGCTGCTCAAGCGGGCAGTGGAGAACCCGGAGATTGTCACTACGCTTCCGCATACCGTCGCCGCATTGGCGAGCTGGGATCGCAAGAGTACGCCGCCGGACGCCGCCTATGCGGCGCTGGCGGTCGATTTACTGAAAGCGCGACAGGATAGTGCTACTGGTGCGTTGGCACGCCGCCTGAATTCGGAAATCTCCGGTGCCCGTTCTATCATCATGAAGACCGCGCGAGCATTGCCACTGGTGGATGCCAACGGTCAGCCCGTATCTGCCACGCAAATAAAACCGGCCTTGATCGATATTGATCCACAATGGGGTGAACTGGATTACTGGCGGGCGATCGCCAAAAACGGTACGCCTTATTCGCCTTATTATTTATTGGCCGCGCTTGACCTTAAGCAAAATCCCTACGGCCATATCGAAAAAGTCGACGACAGCGCGTCGGTATATCAAAAGATCTTTGCGCGTACTTTGTGGATGAGTCTGGTGGTGACGCTGGCCTGTGTGGTGATCGGTTATCCACTGGCCTACTGGTTATCCAGCATGTCGGACCGACGCGCCAATTTGTTCATGATCCTGGTCTTGATCCCGTTCTGGACTTCCGTGTTGGTGCGGGTTGCCGCCTGGATTGTCTTGCTGCAATCGGAAGGACTGGTCAACAAGGCGCTGATGGCCATCGGCGTGACGCAGGCACCGCTGGAGTTGCTGTTCAACCGCATCGGCGTGTATATCGCCATGACTCATATCCTGTTGCCGTTCATGATTCTGCCGCTGTACAGCGTGATGAAAGCTATTCCACCTACCTATTTGCGCGCGGCAATATCGCTCGGCAGTCATCCGTTTGCCGCCTTCTGGCGCGTGTATGTGCCGCAAACTTATCCCGGGATTGGCGCTGGCGCATTACTGGTATTTATTTTGTCGGTCGGTTACTACATTACCCCGGCCTTGCTGGGTGGCCCGAACGAGCAGATGGTGAGTTATTACATTGCTTATTTCACCAATGTCACCATCAACTGGGGCATGGCTTGCGCACTCGGTGCATTGCTGTTTGCTGCTACGCTAGTGTTGTATACGGTATATCGCCGCTTTACCAAAATTGATGTGAGCATGGCTTAA
- a CDS encoding ABC transporter permease codes for MKIFPQFPPYLSFIERAWFFLSRGFNVLVLVFLLLPILVIIPLSFSDSTFLVYPIHSYSFRWYQNLIHSDEWISAAKNSFIVAPSATVLATVLGTLAAVGLNKAEFRGKGLLMAVLISPMVVPVVVIGVGVYLFFAQIGLSDSYAGLILAHAALGAPFVVTTVLATLQGFNHNLVRASLSLGANPLMTFFRITLPVIAPGLISGALFAFATSFDDVVVTLFVAGPGQATLPRQMFTGIKENISPTIAALATILIIFSTCLLLTLEWIRGRNKALAKI; via the coding sequence ATGAAGATATTTCCGCAATTCCCTCCCTATCTCTCGTTCATCGAGCGCGCCTGGTTTTTCTTGTCTCGCGGATTCAATGTACTGGTGCTGGTGTTCCTGTTGCTACCGATTCTGGTGATCATCCCATTGTCGTTCAGCGATAGTACCTTCCTGGTCTATCCGATTCACAGCTACTCATTTCGCTGGTATCAGAATCTGATCCATTCGGATGAATGGATCAGCGCCGCCAAGAATAGTTTTATCGTGGCACCTTCAGCAACCGTACTGGCGACAGTACTCGGCACGCTGGCGGCGGTCGGATTGAACAAGGCGGAATTTCGCGGCAAGGGTTTGCTGATGGCGGTGCTGATCTCTCCGATGGTGGTGCCGGTTGTTGTAATCGGGGTCGGGGTTTATTTGTTCTTCGCGCAGATCGGCTTGTCCGACAGCTATGCCGGCCTGATTCTGGCGCATGCAGCGCTGGGCGCACCGTTTGTAGTGACGACGGTATTAGCAACGCTGCAAGGATTCAACCACAATCTGGTGCGCGCCAGCCTCAGCCTGGGCGCCAATCCGCTGATGACGTTCTTCCGCATTACATTGCCGGTCATTGCGCCGGGGTTGATTTCAGGTGCGTTGTTTGCTTTTGCGACGTCGTTCGACGATGTCGTGGTGACCCTATTTGTTGCAGGTCCAGGGCAGGCCACTTTGCCGCGGCAAATGTTTACTGGCATCAAGGAAAATATCAGCCCGACGATCGCCGCGCTGGCAACTATTCTGATCATATTTTCTACCTGTCTGTTGCTGACGCTGGAATGGATACGCGGCCGTAACAAGGCGTTGGCCAAAATATAG
- the rbfA gene encoding 30S ribosome-binding factor RbfA: MAKHSKSIPGRGLRVADQIQRDLSEIIVFELKDPRVGMITITEVQVTADYAHAKVFFTMLNDDPEAIRLTVAGLTQAAGFLRNQLGRRLTIHTLPALHFHHDNSTARGAQMSQLIALANATRAKDDGED; this comes from the coding sequence ATGGCTAAACATAGTAAATCCATCCCCGGACGCGGATTGCGGGTCGCCGACCAGATTCAACGCGATTTGTCGGAAATCATCGTGTTCGAATTAAAAGATCCGCGTGTCGGAATGATCACCATCACTGAAGTGCAAGTGACGGCTGATTACGCGCATGCGAAAGTCTTTTTCACCATGCTGAATGATGATCCTGAAGCAATTCGCCTGACGGTGGCTGGCTTGACGCAAGCGGCTGGATTCCTGCGGAATCAACTAGGTCGACGGTTGACAATTCATACATTGCCGGCATTACATTTTCACCACGATAATTCGACTGCACGCGGTGCCCAAATGTCACAGCTGATCGCATTGGCGAACGCAACACGGGCTAAGGATGACGGCGAAGACTGA